GGCTGGGCCCAGCTGACCGGGCTGGTCGCGTTCGAGGTGTTCGGCCAGTACACGGGCGTGCTGGAGGAGTCACGCGCGGACCTGTTCGCCCACGCGGCGCGCCGGATGGCCGCGGGCGTGGGGCTGCCGTGACCGCACCGCCCGTCCGGCGGCGGCGCGAGGGCCGCGGCCGGACGGGCGGTGGCGGAGGGGTGGCGGCGAAGGGGCGAGTGGGTCAGGCGCCGGTCATGCCGCGCGGCAGGCGGCTCCGTTGAGAGTCACCCCGGGCGCGCTGTAGACGGCTCCGCTGTTGGTCTGGAAGCCGAAGTTCAGCGTGCCGCCCGCCGGCACGTTGCCGTTGTAGGGGGCGTTGCGCGCCGTCACGGTGGTGCCGTTCTGGCTCAGCTGGGTGTTCCAGTGGCTGGTGACGGACTCGCCGGCCGGCAGGCTGAAGGTGACCGTCCAGCCGCTGACCGCCCGGTCCACGGTGATGCCGACCTGCACGACGGAACCGGCGTTCCAGCGGCTGGTGACCTGGTAGTTGGCGACGCAGCCCTCTCCGGGCCCGGGTCCCGGGCCGGGCCCGCCGCCGGGCTCGCCGCCCAGGCCGGTGAGGACCCCGTCGTAGGCGGGTTTCGGCTGGTAGTTCTCGTCGTAGAGGCAGGCGGCGCCCTCCCCCTCGAAGACGTCGGGCACCCACGAGTCGGCGTCACCGAAGCCCCACACGGTGACGCCCGCGCAGCCGTCGACGGCGAGGCAGCTGCTGACCACGCTTTCGAACTGGTCGCCCTGGCGCTGGAGTTCCGCGTTGTCCGCGGGCATCGGGATGCGGATGTCGAGCTCGGTGACGATCACCTCGACGCCGAGGTCGGCGAAGCGCTGGAGGTTGGTCTGGATGTCGCCGGGGATCATGTCGAGGATCAGGTGCGACTGGAAGCCGACGCAGTCGATCGGCACGCCGTCGGCCAGCAGCCCCCGCACGAGGTTGTACATGCCGTTGCTCTTGGCGTTGACACCCTCGATGTTGTAGTCGTTGATGCACAGCTTGGCACCGGGGTCGGCCTGCTCCGCGGTGCGGAAGGCGTTGGCGATGTACTCCTCGCCGATCGTCTGCTGGAACACCGACTGGCGGAACGTCCCGTCCTCGTTGAACGCCTCGTTGACCACGTCCCAGTAGGCGATGTCGCCCTCGTAGTGGTCCATCACCGTGGTGATGTGCTCGTCCGTGATCTCGGTCAGCTCGGCGGCGTCGAACCCGCCGTACTCCACCCAGTCCGGCAGCTGGCTGTGCCACACGAGGGTGTGGCCCCAGACCTGCTGGTCGTTCTGCTCCGCGAAGTCGACCAGCCGGTCCCCGCCGGCGAAGTTGAACGAGCCGCGGGAGGGCTGGATCGACTCCCACTTCATGACGTTCTCGGCGGTGACGCTGTTGAACTCGGTGCTCGCGATCGCGTTGTACCGCGAGTCGCTCAACCGGTGGTCGGCGATGGCCGAGCCGATGAAGACCCCCTCGGCCTCCGCCGCTTCACGCAGCGTGCCCGCCTGGGCCGATGGCTCCTGTGCCAGCGCGCTGCCGTGCGTCACCACACCGGAGAGCAGAGCCCCGGCAGCGAAGACGACGGCGGCCTGGCGCACCAGGGATAGCATGGACGTACCCCTTTCCTTGTCATGCCCCCGCAGGCTGACGGTCCGTTTCTATGGGCCGACCCGGGCCCCGTCAAGACTTCCGGAATAATGTCGAAAAACTTCCGGTGTCCTGAACTGACAGAAGAGGTGCCCATGACAGGGGAACGCAAGGTCACGATCACGGCCATCGCACGGGAGGCGGGGGTCTCGGTGCCCACGGTCTCCCGCGTGGTCAACGGGCGCTCCGACGTCGCGCCCGAGACCCGCGCGAAGGTCGAGGAACTGCTGCGGCAGTACGGCTACCGCCGCCGCACCCACGCGCCCGGCGACCGGGCGGCGCTGCTCGACCTCGTCTTCAACGACCTCGACAGCCCCTGGGCCGTGGAGATCATCCGGGGCGTCGAGGAGGTCGCCCACGCCTCGGGCGTGGGCACGGTGGTTTCGGCCATCCACGACCGCGCCGGCGCGGCCAGGCAGTGGATGACGAACCTGCGGGCCCGCGCCTCCGACGGGGTGATCCTGGTGACCTCGGCGCTCGAACCCGTACTGCACAAGGAGTTGCACCGGCTCGGCGTGCCGATCGTCGTCGTGGACCCGGCCGGCGCCCCCGCGCTCACCGCGCCGACGATCGGCGCGACCAACTGGGCGGGCGGCCTGGCCGCCACCGAGCACCTGCTCCAGCTCGGCCACCGGCGCATCGGGTTCATCGCGGGCCCGCCGCGCCTGCTGTGCAGCCGGGCCAGGCTCGACGGGTACCGGGCGGCGCTGGAATCGGCCGGTCTCGCGCCCGAGGAGGAGCTGACCGTGCCGGGCGACTTCTACCACGAGGGCGGCTTCACGGGCTGCGGCCGGCTGATGGACCTGGCGCAGCCGCCGACCGCGATCTTCGCCGCGAGCGACCAGATGGCCATGGGGGCGATCGAGGCGCTGCGGCAGCGCGGGCTGCGGGTGCCGCAGGACGTCAGTGTCGTCGGATTCGACGACCTTCCGGAAATGCGCTGGTCCGCCCCACCGCTCACGACGGTGCGCCAGCCGCTGGCCGAAATGGGCAAGGTCGCCGCCCGGACGGTATTGCGCCAAGCGCGCGGCGAGGAAATCGACTCGCCCCGCCTTGAGTTGGCCACTGAGCTGGTGGTCAGGGCGTCCACCGCGCCACCGCCGGCCGCCGCCTGAGCCGGAACGGGCCCGCCGCGTGTGGCGCGTTAACCGACTTGTTGCCGTCCGCCCCGTTGACGTGGCCGCCACGGCGCCGTAACTTCCTTCGGCACCTGCCCGATAATTTTCGGTTAGTTTCCGGAAGGTGTGCGATGCGAAGCCTTGACTCCTGGCGAACCCGGCGGACCAGAACCCTCGCGGGCGCGGCAGCACTCGCGCTGGCCGCGCCCGTGCTCGCTGCCTGCGGCAGCGACGGCCCCGGCGGCGCGGGCGGCGACGCCCTGGAGGTGTGGGTCTACCAGGACGGCGCGACCGTGATCCAGGAAGATCTCGTCGAACGGTTCAACGAGTCCTCGGACATCGACATCAACCTCACGCAGGTGCCGGGCGAGAACTACCAGGACCGGATGCGGACCGCGATGGGCAGCTCCAACGCCCCGGACATCTTCTTCAACTGGGGCGGCGGCAGCATCAGCGACTTCGTCGCCGAGGACATGCTGGTCGACCTCACCGATGTCCTCGCCGACGACGAGGAGTTCCGGGACGCCTTCCTCCCGACGATCCTGGACGCCGGCGCGGTGGACGGCCGTTACTACGGCATCCCGATGCGGGGCGTCCAGCCCGTCATCCTCTTCTACAACCAGACCCTCTTCGACGAGGCCGGCGTCCAGCCGCCCGAGACCCTGGACGACCTCTTCGCCCTGGTCGAGACCTTCCAGGAGCGGGACATCACCCCGTCCGTCCTGGCCGGCGCGGACCCGTGGACCGAACTGATGTGGATCGAGTACCTCCTGGACCGCCAGGGCAGCTCCGCGATCTTCGACCGCATCCGCAACGGCGACTCCAGCGCGTGGGGCGAGCCCGCCGTCCTCGAAGCGCTTGAGACCACGGTCGAACTCGTCGACGCCGGCGCGTTCGGCAACGACTTCCGCTCGGTCGGCTACACCACGGACGGCGCCTCCACCTTCTTCGCCCAAGGCGAGGCCGCCATGCACCTGATGGGCAGCTGGGAGTACGGCAACCAGCTGACCAACCAGCCCGAGTTCGCCGAGAACGACCTCGCGTGGGCCGCGTTCCCGACCATCGAGGGCGGCTCCGGCGACCCCTCGGCCGTCGTCGGCAACCCCACCAACTACTGGTCGGTCAACTCCAACGTCGAGGGCGAACGGCTCGACGCGGCCATCGAGTTCCTGAAGATGAACGGGACCGAGGAGTACGCCCAGGCCCTCATCGACAACGGCGACATCCCGGCCACGACCAACGCGGAGGACCTGATCGCCTCCAGTCCCAACCCGGAGTACGCCGCCTTCCAGTGGGACCTGATCAGCAACGCGTCCTCCTTCACGCTCTCCTGGGACCAGGCGCTGCCGGCGGCCCAGGCCGCGCCGCTCATCGACGCCATCGAGCAGCTGTTCAGCGGGCAGCTCAGCCCCCAGGAATTCGTCGAGACCGCACAGGCCCTGTAGGTCGACGTGAACCGCGAGAAACACCCGAGCGCGCCGCGCACCGGTCGCCCAGGCATTGCCTGGGCGATCCCGGGCGCCCTCTTCTTCCTCTTCTTCGCCGGCGCCCCGATGGCCATCGTCGGTTACCTGTCCTTCACCGACTGGAACGGCCTGAGCGACCCGGTCTGGAGCGGCCTCGACAACTGGTCGCGGCTGTGGCAGGACGACGGCATGCGCAACGCCGTGTGGCTGAGCCTGCTCCTGACCGCCCTCACCTGGCTGACGCAGACCCCGATCGTGCTGCTGCTCGGCGTCTGGGCGGCCGGCCGGCAGCGCAACCGCGCGGTGCTGTCCGCCATCTTCTTCGTGCCGCTGCTGGCCTCGTCCGTGGCGCTCGCCCTGCTGTGGCGCACCATCTTCGACCCGAACTTCGGCCTCGCGCCCGACATCGCCGACTTCCTCGGCCTGGAGAGCGCCGACCTGCTCGGTTCGGAACGCGGGGCCTTCGCGGCGATCCTGTTCGTCACCGGCTGGCAGTTCGTGCCGTTCCACATGCTGATCTACCAGGGCGGCGCGCGGCAGATCCCGCGTTCGTTCTACGACGCCGCCTCCATCGACGGAGCCGGCACCGTGCGGCAGTTCTTCCACATCACGCTGCCCCAACTGCGCAACACCATCGTCACCTCCACCGTGCTGATGGTGGTCGGAGCGCTCACCTACTTCGACACCGTGCTCATCCTGACCCGCGGCGGGCCGGGGGACGCCACCGCGATCGTTCCCTACCTGATGTACGACACCGGGTTCAAGGCGTTCGACCTCGGCTACGCGAGCGCCGTCGCCACCGCCCTCGTCGTGGTCGCCACCGCCGCGTCCCTGCTGCTGGTGCGGCTGACCGGGTTCACCAGGATGCGCAGCACCCGGGAGGGCTTGTGAACCGGACCATCGACAAGCGGGCCGGCACCGCGGCGAGCCACGCGCCGCGCGGCACCCGGCCGGCCAGGAAGCCGTTCCGCCTGCCCCGCGCCAACTACGCGGGCGGGCTCGGGGCCGCCGTGTGGCTGGTCATCGTCATCGTCCCGCTGTACATCCTGGTCGCCTCGACCCTCCAGACGCGGCAGTCCTACCTGGACAACGGGCCCCTGTCGCTGCCGAGCGAGCCGACGTTCGACGCCTACCGCACGGTGCTCGAAGGGGACTTCCCGCGCTACCTGCTGAACACGCTGATCGTGACCGCGGCCTGCGCGGCCATCGCCATCACGCTCGCGGTGACCGTCAGCTACAGCATCGTGCGGACCAGGTCGCGCATGTCGCGCCGGATCTTCCAGCTCTTCCTGCTCGGCCTGGCGATCCCGTCCCAGGCGGTGATCATCCCCGTCTACCTGATCATCACCGAACTCCAGCTGTACGACACGCTGCTGGCGATCATCCTGCCGACCGCCGCGTTCTCCCTGCCGGTGAGCGTGCTCATCCTGGTCGGCACGATGCGTGACATCGACGAGGAACTGTACGAGTCGATGGCTCTCGACGGCGCGAGCCAGACCCGCATCCTGCTCCAGCTCGTGGTGCCGGTCTCGCGGGCCGGCATCTCCACGGTCGGGGTGTTCTCCGCCCTGGGCGCGTGGAACGGCTTCCTCTTCCCCCTGATCCTCACCCAGTCACCGGAGACGCGGGTGCTCACCCTCGGCCTCTACGACTTCGTCGGAGAGTTCCGCGTCGACATCCCCGCGCTGCTCGCGGCCGTGGTGCTGTCGATCGTGCCGATCTTCACCGCCTACCTCTTCGCCCGCCGTCAGCTGATCAACGGTTTGATGGGCGTCGGCGGCCGGTAGCACCGCTGCCACCCGGACAAGGAGCCCCATGCACAACCCCTGGCAGGACACGACACTCCCGGCCGAGACCCGCGCCGCGGAACTGCTGTCCCGGATGACTCTTGAGGAAAAGCTCGCCCAGCTGGTCGGCATCTGGCCGGGCTCGGACGCCGGCGAGGACGACGACGCGGACGTCGCCCCCATGCAGTCCCAGATCAACTCGACCGCCCCCGACCTGGAGACCCTGCTCGCCGACGGGCTCGGCCAGCTGACCCGGCCCTTCGGCACCGCGCCGGTCGATCCGACCGAGCGGGCCAGGTCCCTGGCCGACGAGCAGCGCCGGATCGCGGGCGCCAACCGCTTCTCCATCCCGGCCCAGGTCCACGAGGAGTGCCTCACCGGGTTCGCCGCCTGGCAGGCCGCCGTCATCCCGACTCCGCTGGCCTGGGGCGCCACCTTCGACCCCGGTCTGGTGGAACGGGCCGCCCGGCTGATCGGCGACTCGATGCGCTCCGCCGGCATCCACCAGGGGCTGGCCCCCGTGCTCGACGTGCTGCGCGACCCGCGCTGGGGGCGCACCGAGGAGACGATCGGCGAGGACCCCTACCTCGTCGGCACCATCGGCACCGGCTACGTGCGCGGCCTTGAGGCGGCCGGCATCGTCGCCACCCTCAAGCACTTCGCAGGGCACGCCGCCTCGCGCGGTGCCCGCAACCACGCCCCGGTGTCCATCGGCCCGCGCGAGCTGGCCGACGTCGCGCTGCTCCCGTTCGAGATGGCGTTGCGCGAGGGCGGCGCGCGTTCGGTGATGAGCGCCTACCACGACCTCGACGGGGTGCCGGCGAGCGCCGACGCGTGGCTGCTGACCACCCTGCTGCGCGAGGAATGGGGCTTCACCGGCACGGTCGTCTCCGACTACTTCGCCGTGTCGTTCCTCGAACTCACCCACCAGGTGGCCGGCTCCCCCGGCGAGGCCGCGGGCCTCGCGCTCGCCGCGGGCATCGACGTCGAACTGCCCGCGCAGCGCTGCTACGGCCGGCCGCTGCTGAAGGCCGTGCAGTCGGGCGAGGTCGCCGAAGAGCTCGTCGACCGCGCCGTGCTGCGCGTCCTGGCCCAGAAGGCCGAACTCGGCCTGCTCGACCCGGACTGGTCGCCCGAGCCGGCCGCGCTGGCCGACGGCGCCACCGTCGACCTGGACCCGCCCGCGATGCGGGAGGTCGCCAGGCAGCTGGCCGAGGAGTCCGTGGTGCTGCTCGCCAACCGCGACGGCACCCTGCCGCTCGCCGGAACCGGCAGGATCGCCGTCGCCGGGCCGCTCGCCGACGACGTCGCGCCGCTGCTCGGCTGCTACACCTTCCCCCGGCACGTCGGGGTGCGGCACGCGGACCTGCCCGTCGGCATCGAGCTGGCCAGCGCCTTCGCCGCACTGCGCGCCGAACTGCCCGGGGCCGAGGTCACACTGGCCGAGAACGCGGCGGACACCGAGGGCGCGGACGTGGTCGTCATGGTGGCGGGCGACAGGTCGGGCCTGTTCGGCCGCGGCACCTCGGGCGAGGGCTGCGACGCGCTCGACCTCGACCTGCCCGACGGCCAGGGCGCGCTGCTCGACGAGCTGCTCGACACCGGCCTGCCCGTGGTGCTCGTGCTGCTGACCGGCCGGCCCTACGCGCTCGGCCGCTGGGCCGACCGGCTGGCCGGCTGCGTCCAGGCGTTCTTCCCCGGCGAGGAGGGCGGCGGCGCGGTCGCCGGCGTGCTGTCGGGCCGCATCAACCCCTCGGGCCGGCTGCCGGTCGGCGTGCCCCGCCACGCCGGCGGCCAGCCGGCGCCCTACCTCGCGCCGCCGCTCGGCCGGGCCGGCGAGGCGAGCAGCGTCGACCCGACGCCGCTGCACCCGTTCGGCCACGGCCTGTCGTACACCTCGTTCGCGTGGGACGGCGCGGCGGCCGACGCGAGCACCCTGGACACCGACGGGGCCACCACCGTGCGCCTGCGCGTGACCAACACCGGCGACCGGGCCGGCACCGAGGTGGTGCAGCTGTACCTGCACGACCCGGTGGCGCGCGTGGCGCGGCCGGTGAACCGCCTGATCGGCTACGCGCGCGTCGACCTCGAACCCGGCCGTTCCGCCGAGGTCGCGTTCCGTTTCCACGCGGACCTGAGCGCCTACACCCTGGCGCCTGGCCGCCGCATCGTCGAGCCCGGCGCCCTCGAACTGCGCCTCGGCGCGTCGAGCGGCGACCTCGGGCACACGGTGGCGCTGACCCTGACCGGGCCTGAACGCGCCGTGGGCACCGACCGCACGCTCGACTGCCCGGCGACGGTCCGGCACCTGCCGTAACGTTACGTATTCTTCTCATCACCCATCGCGGTGCGGCCCTACCCTGGGGGGATGGGCTGGACCGTACGCGACATTCCCGACCTCAAGGGCCGCACCGCGGTGGTGACCGG
Above is a genomic segment from Streptomyces marincola containing:
- a CDS encoding beta-xylosidase/alpha-l-arabinosidase — encoded protein: MHNPWQDTTLPAETRAAELLSRMTLEEKLAQLVGIWPGSDAGEDDDADVAPMQSQINSTAPDLETLLADGLGQLTRPFGTAPVDPTERARSLADEQRRIAGANRFSIPAQVHEECLTGFAAWQAAVIPTPLAWGATFDPGLVERAARLIGDSMRSAGIHQGLAPVLDVLRDPRWGRTEETIGEDPYLVGTIGTGYVRGLEAAGIVATLKHFAGHAASRGARNHAPVSIGPRELADVALLPFEMALREGGARSVMSAYHDLDGVPASADAWLLTTLLREEWGFTGTVVSDYFAVSFLELTHQVAGSPGEAAGLALAAGIDVELPAQRCYGRPLLKAVQSGEVAEELVDRAVLRVLAQKAELGLLDPDWSPEPAALADGATVDLDPPAMREVARQLAEESVVLLANRDGTLPLAGTGRIAVAGPLADDVAPLLGCYTFPRHVGVRHADLPVGIELASAFAALRAELPGAEVTLAENAADTEGADVVVMVAGDRSGLFGRGTSGEGCDALDLDLPDGQGALLDELLDTGLPVVLVLLTGRPYALGRWADRLAGCVQAFFPGEEGGGAVAGVLSGRINPSGRLPVGVPRHAGGQPAPYLAPPLGRAGEASSVDPTPLHPFGHGLSYTSFAWDGAAADASTLDTDGATTVRLRVTNTGDRAGTEVVQLYLHDPVARVARPVNRLIGYARVDLEPGRSAEVAFRFHADLSAYTLAPGRRIVEPGALELRLGASSGDLGHTVALTLTGPERAVGTDRTLDCPATVRHLP
- a CDS encoding extracellular solute-binding protein; amino-acid sequence: MRSLDSWRTRRTRTLAGAAALALAAPVLAACGSDGPGGAGGDALEVWVYQDGATVIQEDLVERFNESSDIDINLTQVPGENYQDRMRTAMGSSNAPDIFFNWGGGSISDFVAEDMLVDLTDVLADDEEFRDAFLPTILDAGAVDGRYYGIPMRGVQPVILFYNQTLFDEAGVQPPETLDDLFALVETFQERDITPSVLAGADPWTELMWIEYLLDRQGSSAIFDRIRNGDSSAWGEPAVLEALETTVELVDAGAFGNDFRSVGYTTDGASTFFAQGEAAMHLMGSWEYGNQLTNQPEFAENDLAWAAFPTIEGGSGDPSAVVGNPTNYWSVNSNVEGERLDAAIEFLKMNGTEEYAQALIDNGDIPATTNAEDLIASSPNPEYAAFQWDLISNASSFTLSWDQALPAAQAAPLIDAIEQLFSGQLSPQEFVETAQAL
- a CDS encoding endo-1,4-beta-xylanase codes for the protein MLSLVRQAAVVFAAGALLSGVVTHGSALAQEPSAQAGTLREAAEAEGVFIGSAIADHRLSDSRYNAIASTEFNSVTAENVMKWESIQPSRGSFNFAGGDRLVDFAEQNDQQVWGHTLVWHSQLPDWVEYGGFDAAELTEITDEHITTVMDHYEGDIAYWDVVNEAFNEDGTFRQSVFQQTIGEEYIANAFRTAEQADPGAKLCINDYNIEGVNAKSNGMYNLVRGLLADGVPIDCVGFQSHLILDMIPGDIQTNLQRFADLGVEVIVTELDIRIPMPADNAELQRQGDQFESVVSSCLAVDGCAGVTVWGFGDADSWVPDVFEGEGAACLYDENYQPKPAYDGVLTGLGGEPGGGPGPGPGPGEGCVANYQVTSRWNAGSVVQVGITVDRAVSGWTVTFSLPAGESVTSHWNTQLSQNGTTVTARNAPYNGNVPAGGTLNFGFQTNSGAVYSAPGVTLNGAACRAA
- a CDS encoding carbohydrate ABC transporter permease; translation: MNREKHPSAPRTGRPGIAWAIPGALFFLFFAGAPMAIVGYLSFTDWNGLSDPVWSGLDNWSRLWQDDGMRNAVWLSLLLTALTWLTQTPIVLLLGVWAAGRQRNRAVLSAIFFVPLLASSVALALLWRTIFDPNFGLAPDIADFLGLESADLLGSERGAFAAILFVTGWQFVPFHMLIYQGGARQIPRSFYDAASIDGAGTVRQFFHITLPQLRNTIVTSTVLMVVGALTYFDTVLILTRGGPGDATAIVPYLMYDTGFKAFDLGYASAVATALVVVATAASLLLVRLTGFTRMRSTREGL
- a CDS encoding LacI family DNA-binding transcriptional regulator → MTGERKVTITAIAREAGVSVPTVSRVVNGRSDVAPETRAKVEELLRQYGYRRRTHAPGDRAALLDLVFNDLDSPWAVEIIRGVEEVAHASGVGTVVSAIHDRAGAARQWMTNLRARASDGVILVTSALEPVLHKELHRLGVPIVVVDPAGAPALTAPTIGATNWAGGLAATEHLLQLGHRRIGFIAGPPRLLCSRARLDGYRAALESAGLAPEEELTVPGDFYHEGGFTGCGRLMDLAQPPTAIFAASDQMAMGAIEALRQRGLRVPQDVSVVGFDDLPEMRWSAPPLTTVRQPLAEMGKVAARTVLRQARGEEIDSPRLELATELVVRASTAPPPAAA
- a CDS encoding carbohydrate ABC transporter permease is translated as MNRTIDKRAGTAASHAPRGTRPARKPFRLPRANYAGGLGAAVWLVIVIVPLYILVASTLQTRQSYLDNGPLSLPSEPTFDAYRTVLEGDFPRYLLNTLIVTAACAAIAITLAVTVSYSIVRTRSRMSRRIFQLFLLGLAIPSQAVIIPVYLIITELQLYDTLLAIILPTAAFSLPVSVLILVGTMRDIDEELYESMALDGASQTRILLQLVVPVSRAGISTVGVFSALGAWNGFLFPLILTQSPETRVLTLGLYDFVGEFRVDIPALLAAVVLSIVPIFTAYLFARRQLINGLMGVGGR